The following coding sequences lie in one Cyanobacterium sp. Dongsha4 genomic window:
- a CDS encoding DUF1822 family protein — protein sequence MSMNMINFVSDCYTNELKITLDENIKRQTWQEVKNLSAEINRHCGYINLLCRKYFIQWLNLVCGINITERNDIVDYLSIWEFINGNAIDVKNSRLVLIPTETQDKVSISIPQEWLKIPEWVGSYCVIVGVNLEENYLDFWGYINYDNLQKNGEIDNLNHTVNLPYEYLENDLNSMALEYEYGWENIPQVSPLKCLSPQMQQNLITELENSLFPRLSIDFSDWLSLISIADARYQLYSRRQSVNLGDLLKNKTENILRKRWQSLQDFIKDNFETDFNLKMSPAFRSISPQEALNILVKNDNYGQILEILNTIPNWQIAEDLQREFIEILVHLMNNDNDGEILWSSAFALESLQANHPLCPKGYGKLIDFNEEKKNYGLLINILPRNYGQVSIFVRVSVLSNEDSLPEGLSLKILDENEDLFQAIISEKGDNVIQYKFWADEGETFKIQVSFNDDYVEDTFKV from the coding sequence ATGAGTATGAATATGATAAATTTTGTTTCAGATTGCTACACTAATGAGCTAAAAATTACCTTAGATGAAAATATTAAACGTCAAACATGGCAGGAGGTTAAAAATTTAAGTGCCGAAATTAATCGTCATTGTGGTTATATTAATCTTCTTTGTCGTAAATATTTTATTCAATGGCTAAATTTAGTTTGCGGTATTAACATCACAGAGAGAAATGACATAGTTGATTATCTTAGTATTTGGGAATTTATCAATGGTAATGCTATTGATGTGAAGAATAGTCGCTTAGTTTTAATTCCCACAGAAACCCAAGATAAAGTTAGTATTTCTATTCCTCAAGAATGGCTAAAAATTCCTGAATGGGTTGGTAGTTATTGTGTCATAGTGGGAGTGAACTTAGAGGAAAATTATTTAGATTTTTGGGGTTATATTAACTACGATAATTTACAAAAAAATGGGGAAATAGATAATTTAAACCATACTGTTAATTTACCCTATGAATATTTGGAAAATGACTTAAATTCAATGGCTCTGGAATATGAATATGGTTGGGAAAATATCCCTCAAGTTTCTCCATTAAAATGTTTATCACCTCAAATGCAACAAAATTTAATTACAGAGTTGGAAAATAGTTTATTTCCACGTCTTAGTATTGATTTTAGTGATTGGTTGAGTTTAATTAGCATTGCCGATGCTCGTTATCAATTATATTCCCGTCGTCAAAGTGTAAATTTAGGTGATTTATTAAAAAATAAAACAGAGAATATTTTGAGAAAAAGATGGCAAAGTTTACAAGATTTTATCAAAGATAATTTTGAGACTGATTTCAATTTAAAAATGTCTCCTGCTTTTCGCTCTATTTCACCCCAAGAGGCTTTAAATATCTTAGTCAAAAATGATAATTATGGACAAATATTAGAAATTTTAAACACCATTCCTAATTGGCAAATTGCAGAAGATTTACAACGGGAATTTATCGAAATTTTAGTTCATCTAATGAATAATGATAATGACGGGGAAATTCTTTGGAGTAGTGCTTTTGCTTTAGAGTCTTTACAAGCAAATCATCCTTTATGCCCTAAAGGATACGGAAAGTTAATTGATTTCAATGAAGAAAAGAAAAATTATGGTTTATTAATCAATATTTTACCCAGAAATTATGGGCAAGTTAGTATTTTTGTGAGAGTTTCTGTTTTAAGTAATGAGGATAGTTTACCAGAAGGTTTATCACTGAAAATATTAGATGAAAATGAAGATCTTTTTCAAGCAATTATTAGCGAAAAGGGGGATAATGTTATTCAGTACAAATTTTGGGCAGATGAAGGAGAAACCTTTAAAATTCAAGTAAGTTTCAACGATGATTATGTAGAAGATACATTCAAGGTATAA
- the groL gene encoding chaperonin GroEL (60 kDa chaperone family; promotes refolding of misfolded polypeptides especially under stressful conditions; forms two stacked rings of heptamers to form a barrel-shaped 14mer; ends can be capped by GroES; misfolded proteins enter the barrel where they are refolded when GroES binds) — protein MAKSIIYNEEARRALEKGIDLLAEAVAVTLGPKGRNVVLEKKFGAPQIVNDGVTIAKEIELEDHIENTGVSLIRQAASKTNDVAGDGTTTATVLAHAIVKEGLRNVAAGANPIALKRGIDKATEHLVAKIAEHARKVEDSKAIAQVGSISAGNDTEVGEMIAKAMDKVGQEGVISLEEGKSMETELEITEGMRFDKGYISPYFVTDTERMECVLDDPYILVTDKKITLVQDLVPVLEQVARQGKPLMIIAEDIEKEALATLVVNRLRGVLNVSAVKAPGFGDRRKQMLEDIAILTGGQLISEDAGLKIDTTTIDQLGKARRISITKDNTTIVAEGNEKDVKARCEQIRRQIEESDSSYDKEKLQERLAKLSGGVAVIKVGAATETEMKDRKLRLEDAINATKAAVEEGIVPGGGTTLAHLAPSLEEWANANLTAEQLTGALIVARALTAPLRRIAENAGQNGAVVAERVKEKDFNTGYDAANNEYVDMFSAGIVDPAKVTRSAIQNAASIAGMVLTTECIVVDKPEKDKPAVPAGGGDFDY, from the coding sequence ATGGCAAAATCTATCATTTACAACGAAGAAGCCCGTCGCGCTCTCGAAAAAGGCATTGACTTATTAGCTGAAGCTGTAGCTGTAACTCTTGGTCCTAAAGGACGTAACGTTGTTTTAGAGAAAAAATTTGGAGCTCCTCAAATCGTTAACGACGGTGTAACCATTGCTAAAGAAATCGAATTAGAAGATCACATCGAAAATACTGGTGTTTCTTTAATTCGTCAAGCCGCTTCTAAAACTAACGATGTTGCAGGTGACGGTACTACCACTGCGACTGTATTAGCTCATGCCATCGTTAAAGAAGGTTTACGTAACGTTGCCGCAGGTGCTAACCCCATCGCTTTAAAACGTGGTATCGACAAAGCTACTGAGCATTTAGTGGCTAAAATTGCTGAACACGCTCGTAAAGTAGAAGACAGCAAAGCTATTGCTCAAGTTGGTTCTATCTCCGCAGGTAACGACACCGAAGTTGGTGAAATGATTGCTAAAGCAATGGATAAAGTTGGACAAGAAGGAGTTATCTCCCTCGAGGAAGGCAAATCCATGGAAACCGAACTCGAAATCACCGAAGGTATGCGTTTTGACAAAGGTTACATCTCTCCTTACTTCGTAACCGATACCGAGCGGATGGAATGTGTATTAGATGATCCTTACATTTTAGTAACCGACAAAAAAATCACCTTAGTTCAAGACTTAGTACCCGTTTTAGAACAAGTTGCCCGTCAAGGCAAACCTTTAATGATTATTGCTGAAGACATCGAAAAAGAAGCCCTTGCAACCTTAGTTGTTAACCGTCTTCGTGGTGTCTTAAATGTATCTGCTGTTAAAGCTCCCGGATTTGGCGATCGCCGTAAACAAATGTTAGAAGATATTGCCATCTTAACTGGTGGACAATTAATCAGCGAAGATGCTGGATTAAAAATTGATACTACTACCATCGATCAATTAGGTAAAGCTCGTCGTATCAGCATCACCAAAGACAACACCACCATCGTCGCAGAAGGTAACGAAAAAGACGTTAAAGCTCGTTGTGAGCAAATCCGTCGTCAAATCGAAGAATCTGACTCTTCCTACGACAAAGAAAAATTACAAGAGCGTCTTGCTAAATTAAGCGGTGGTGTAGCAGTAATCAAAGTTGGTGCGGCTACCGAAACCGAAATGAAAGATCGTAAGTTACGTTTAGAAGATGCGATCAACGCTACCAAAGCGGCTGTTGAAGAAGGTATCGTTCCTGGTGGTGGCACAACCTTAGCACACTTAGCTCCTAGCCTCGAAGAATGGGCAAACGCTAACTTAACCGCAGAGCAATTAACTGGTGCTTTAATCGTAGCTCGTGCTTTAACTGCTCCTTTAAGAAGAATTGCTGAAAACGCAGGTCAAAATGGTGCTGTGGTAGCTGAAAGAGTTAAAGAAAAAGACTTTAACACTGGTTATGATGCCGCTAACAATGAGTATGTGGATATGTTCTCTGCTGGTATTGTTGACCCCGCAAAAGTAACTCGCTCTGCTATTCAAAACGCTGCATCTATTGCTGGTATGGTATTAACCACCGAGTGTATTGTAGTGGACAAACCTGAAAAAGATAAACCTGCTGTACCTGCTGGTGGCGGTGACTTCGACTACTAA
- the groES gene encoding co-chaperone GroES codes for MAAISINVSTVKPLGDRVFVKVSEAEEKTAGGIYLPDNAKEKPQVGEVVTVGEGKVNDKGERTPVEVKVGDKVLYSKYAGTDIKLGGDDYVLLSEKDILAVVS; via the coding sequence ATGGCAGCTATTTCCATCAATGTATCTACCGTCAAGCCTTTAGGCGATCGCGTTTTTGTTAAAGTAAGTGAAGCAGAAGAAAAAACTGCTGGTGGTATCTACTTACCCGACAACGCCAAAGAAAAACCCCAAGTAGGTGAAGTTGTTACCGTGGGTGAAGGTAAAGTAAATGATAAAGGTGAACGTACTCCTGTGGAAGTTAAAGTAGGCGATAAAGTACTTTACTCCAAATATGCAGGTACTGACATCAAACTCGGTGGCGATGACTATGTTTTACTCTCCGAAAAAGACATTCTCGCTGTAGTTTCATAG